DNA sequence from the Trypanosoma brucei gambiense DAL972 chromosome 9, complete sequence genome:
CGCTACAATACTTTTGCGCATCCAACAATAAAGCTTCATATTGAATGGCGGAAAGCGGAGAAGGCACTTgggtgaaggaggaaacgcAGTtacaagggaaagaagagagaaattatGATGTGGAAAATGGaataaggaagagaaaaaaaagaccaaggggagggagagagTATGAGTGAAGGCATGATATGAGTCTGATGAATCCTCACACAAATATACACATCCCAACTAAACAAATTTTAGTTTTCAGTTGATGTTTTGctccctttttgtgttgctttttttctgtagTTGCTGTTGCTCGTGTTTGACATAATTATTGAAGCActtaatgaaaaaaaaagaggggagggagCTGAAGGTGCTGTGCATTAAACATAAGGTCaggttttttaaaagaaaaaaaagacgtagaagaaggaaatgcttttcgtgtatttgtgtgcttCAGCACGTGGTGGGGGAGGAATTGGACGCGACCACATACAAAGGTAAAAGTGAAACATGTGAGGGGCGAATGAATTTTGCAAAATGATGATGGTCCCTACTGCTCACGTAAGTAAAGGGGGTTTCGTccacccttctttttcattctttttttaaaaatgttgTTAGCAGTGGggcgttttatttttcgtttctcgTTTCTCTTTCACTTTGGATGAGATTATGTATGTAATAtgcgtttgtgtttgtattatctatctttttgttctgttcctgtttcctttcccttcccttcctttataCTATTACTGCTGTTTGTGGTTCTTCTTATTGATTTCACTCCCACTAGTGTGATAAggtagaggaggaagcacttGTGCTGTTCCTTTGTTACCGGgccaaaacaaaggaagtgaaagacAGTGGGAAagtgtaaaaaataaaagggggtTCTGATTGCACAGCAATCTGACCTTGACCTTTCGATCTCATTTACAAGCGGTTGCGTCACGCTGTGTAAAGCTTTCAAAGTTGGTGTTAATCAAGACAAACAGATAGTATTGTTTCTCTCCAATCCACGCCTCTGCGTGCGGGATAATATTTGTTTTGGCAGTAATAGATTGCGGTTTCGCCATGGTAGCAACTATTACCTTCAAGTTGCGATCCAGCAATCATGTCGGCATTATCGAAGTGCCCCATCGCGTTATTTCGTGTCGGGAAATAAAGGAGGCAATCGCGGAGAAGTTAAGTGGCTCGCCTGATGAAATTGACATATTCGTCTCGGGCAGTTCTGATTACTTGCATCCCAATGATGAACTCCCTGCATACACGGTAGTGGAAGTGGTTCGCCATGTTGGAACTGGAAGACCGCCGCCAAAGCGCGAGCGTGAACCTGTAGGACCTTCGAATCTTTCTAGCGCCATGAGTCACGCTGCCGTGCGGgcaggaaacaaaaatggcGATACGGCAACGCCACTCACTGAGGAAGAGCGGTTGGCGCAACTTAGTgaagctgttgctgttgaaacAGGCATTGATGAAGTTGGGGCATGGCGAATGCGGCAGATGCGAAACCGCAGCGCAGCTATGGGAGGTGGTGGTCGCGAGGTCACATTTCGCCCTCCGCCACCAGGTTACATATGCCATAACTGCGGCAAGAGAGGGCACTTAATTCAACACTGCCCCGCGGCAAAGGGGGTAAGAGGAGTGAAGTTACTTTCACTTCCAACTGGTATTCCAGAAACAATGCTAGTTGAGTGCACAATGGATGACCCGGCGGCGAAGTTTGTAACGAGGGATGGCAGGttagtgaaaaggaaattagaCAATGCGAGTTTCGTTGGGATTGTGACAACAAGTGATGCGGATGGAGTCAAACCAGATTTCCCATCAGAAGgcggcaacaacaggaaCGATAGCCCAAACTCTGAGAAGTTGGAAACTCCAGATGCAGGTGGTGACGCCGCTGCAAAGCCGCAGTTCCTCTGTGCTTGGGATTCTGTTATTGTTAAAAATGCCATGAAAGCCCCGTGCTGTGGAACTCTTTTCTGTGAAACATGTTTCAACGAAAGAGTGGAGGAGGCAATTAGTCGAGCGGATGCGAGTGAAATACCGCTTTTGTGTCCTGGATGCGAGGAGCCGTTGGATGTACCAGACGTTGTTGAAGCAACAGAAGAACGGAAGCTAGTCGAAGCCCTCCGCTCAGGGAAGCGTGCGCGGGACTGATTGCTCTGTCAAGGGATCCGACTCCTAGTGCATTCATAGCAGTTTCATTTGACGCATTACTTTCcggtctttcttttctcttttttcattcttgTGTGTGGCACGCTGGGCTTTTGGGTTtaggtaatttttttttttttacgacaCCACCTGTGAGATGCAATTCCATCCATAACGTAAGCAGAATGTGTCTCGCTGATGCGTCATTTTTATTGATTATTTTTGCATCATACCTCGAATAAGCGTGCACGCTGTTTCTGCACTTGTtctactttcctttcctaaTGAAAAGGACGGTTAAAAATACGTTATAGCATCCGTTGTATAGTTTCAAAACGTGTTTgcgcttttatttttctaatATTCTTTGATGAACGTGCAAtatcacatatatatatatactcccACGCAATATTTATCTGTTTATTGATATAGTTATATACTAGGGGATGAGTAGTATCTTCACCTATGGTGCGTTGGGTCGCAACCCTGCAGCCATTAAATACGGTTTGATGGCTGCCATATCCTCTAAATGCGGTACGAAAAATTTTATCTACACAAGTTGTCACGACGACCGTCACCCGTTTCCGagacaccaccaccgccaaaGTGACGTGCCATGGAAGCACTCCTTATGGTGGAATAAActtcggtggtggtggcacgACTTTCGTATGTTTGGGTTGAAGGGTACTATTAGGCGCCACTACTACATTGGTGAAGCATGGAGACGAAAAGATGAGAAGATATTTGTTGGAAAGGATGAGAACGGAAACAAATATTGGCTAGCCCGTCGTTCCCCCGGTTCCTTTCATGTGCGTATGGTTGAAGCTGCTGATCCGCACTGGTTCAGAGGCCAAGCCCCACACACAGCCTCACCCATGTGGATGAAATGGATGCAAGGAAATGCCGCCCACACGCCCGCTCAAGTGAAGGCAAGAGGTGAGTGGGGACATAACTCTCGTTTGGGTATGCCCCTGCCGTTTAATATCAAATATGACGAGTTTTCCCCTATTAACAATGGTGAGGTGTTCTCCCGTGATCCTATGTGGGTATCTGCACCGGGGTTGTTAGTGAACCCGGAACGGCGCGCGTTGGAAGAGGCGGGTTATTCCCGTTGGGTCATCAATAAGGGAATGCCGCAATATATGCCCTTCTGTGGCGTACATGATTATCCAGATGAACTGGTGGAGGAGTATTATAGAGGACAGTGGGCATTCGGGCGGGCTAGCAAAGGTAACGACCACGATGAGTGGAGAAACTAagagaatgaaagaaacaaaagaaaaagaatgctGGAACACTATcgcatgtacatatatatatatatatatatatatacctatatgcatgtgtgtgtgtgtgtgtgatacTGCTGTTAAGTAGTAGTACTGATCTCTTTTCAACTGTCACTACCTAGATGTTTATTTGGGTTTGTTGGctcactctctctctcatcTAGTTAGCTCCTTTTATGTTTAATCATGTTGATTTGCTAATTTATTTGGCGGAAGGTTTttatcttattttattttatttttttgagggaggggggagggtgGTGAGGGGAGAGCGTGACGAATGTGAAAGGATGGCGGAGGTTAACGATGTGACGGAACAGTGTTAGGACAGactagaaaataaaaaaggaagaggaaaaacgtGCTTGAGAAGAAAACCTCAAGACAATTGTTACACGTGTGTTGACCTGAACAACTCTGCTTTGGTTCAGTGGTAGTCCTTTCCTTCATCAGGTAACGAAGCAACCCCAAGGGGtaagggaggagggaaaggaaacctTCGTAAAGTGGTTgtagctgttttttttttttaatatcaTCGtgctgtatatatatatatatatatatatatataagagaACCATCCTGCACTTGATGTCTGCCGATCGCTTCGGTCAGATAAGCGACTACAAGGGCGAGTAGCGAAAAGTAGTGGTGTTTCAATGAGTAGTTTTTCGTAGTATATTACTATTAGCGTTTAGAAAAATTTTGTTGACACGGACGAAGGATATTTAGTTCATTGTACATAACCTATGACTTTCCGGGAGTATTCAAAAATTGAGCGTGAACAATCACTTTTAGATGtgcttcttgtttttcatcATTTTGTAAAACTTTTTCCTCTACTCTactccatttattttttttaaatgctcCATCagttatataaatatatatatatatttacggAAGTATTAACCCAAGTATACCTCCTGAGACGAAgaataaaaggggaaaaaataaaaaataagaaaacgGGCTGTATTAGCGCTTAGAAACGCGTGCACTTGTTCGTATGCATTGGGGGTATCGGCATGCGCTCGAAGTGGCATTGATATCGTTTTATCTCGGTGTATGTTTTACGCTGGGTGTTTCCTTAATGATTCATAGCGTATATTACACTGGAAGTGTCGCCGAATATGCCGTTGGGGCGTATGTTATTAGTTCAATAGTGCTTTTCCATATGAGCGAATTCCTTGTGGCCGTATATTTCCTCCGGCATGACGCCCATCCGGGTGCATTCATGATATTTCACTCGCGTGAGTATACCGTtgcaggtgccgctgcctggTTGGAGTTCTTTACGgaactttttttctgttctgaAGGGTGGAAGGTTTCCGCAACATCACGTTGGGGTTGGTTGTTTCGTCTCAACTACACTATGGTGAACTGTGCAGCTGTTTTGACTATATTTTTCTACttggtgcgtgtgtgtggtatGGCACATTGTGGATGTAATTTTTCATTGTTGATTGAGACGAGGCGAAGATCAAATCACGTACTCGTCACAGACGGTATTTACTCAATATTGCGTCATCCCGCTTACTTTGGGTATTTCTGGACGGCTCTCTTCTCACAACTTGTATTGGCAAaccccttttgtttcatgGCGTATGCCATTGTTTTGATACGTTTCTTCAAGGAGCGTATAACATATGAGGAAACAGTTCTGTCCAGTGTGGAGTTCTTTGGTGAATCTTACACGAAATATAAAGCTGGAACATGGGTAGGGATTCCTTTCATTCGTTAGCGCCCACTTCTCCATTTGCGCGCTTGGCAGAACGGTTGTTGTGGAGCCTGAAAACCAaccttcttttattcttcACATGTGGGGGTGGGGGCTAGtgactaaaacaaaaaaaaagaagaggaatttGTATGATCGCTTCTTTGCCACACCTCTTGGTATTTGCTCTCCAGTTTCTTtgcgtctttcttttttttttttaatttcccccgcattatctttttttcttccttttctgttcccttcatttctccctttcAATGGCTGCGTGGCTGTGAAAAGTGATGGGATGGTGGAAGACATTTTAGACGTTGCGatgtactttttttaaaaactttttgTGACTTTGGATGGTAACAGACGGAGGCGAAGAACGCGGAGCGAAAGTTTTCAGATTCATTTTATCAATAAGTGTCTTTAGGAAAGGGGAACACAACGCGAattagttctttttttttttgcactggAGGCCGCATGTTTCGTGACGTTGCCGCCACTTTTTTCACGTTGGTGTCGTGTTGTACAGTTCTTTTACTGAGTGGAAGACTCCGTTCATTTATCGAACGTTTTATTGCTTcctttgtaaaaaaaaaaaagaataatgacCTGAGTAATGACTTGTACATTAAGATGTGCGTGAGGATAGATCTTCATACGCATGTCGAGTACGTCATAATTTACCTTACATCAGTTAACAACTGCGATTAACTTGTGTGCTCCTTAAACACAGTACAAGAATTGGTCATTCATCATTATTACAAATTGGGTTGTTCgttgtgtctgtttgttctttcttttttttcttttgaagagAAATTGTCGAAACCCATGAGTTCGCTTGCAAATTTGAca
Encoded proteins:
- a CDS encoding nucleic acid binding protein, putative, encoding MVATITFKLRSSNHVGIIEVPHRVISCREIKEAIAEKLSGSPDEIDIFVSGSSDYLHPNDELPAYTVVEVVRHVGTGRPPPKREREPVGPSNLSSAMSHAAVRAGNKNGDTATPLTEEERLAQLSEAVAVETGIDEVGAWRMRQMRNRSAAMGGGGREVTFRPPPPGYICHNCGKRGHLIQHCPAAKGVRGVKLLSLPTGIPETMLVECTMDDPAAKFVTRDGRLVKRKLDNASFVGIVTTSDADGVKPDFPSEGGNNRNDSPNSEKLETPDAGGDAAAKPQFLCAWDSVIVKNAMKAPCCGTLFCETCFNERVEEAISRADASEIPLLCPGCEEPLDVPDVVEATEERKLVEALRSGKRARD
- a CDS encoding prenyl protein specific carboxyl methyltransferase gives rise to the protein MHWGYRHALEVALISFYLGVCFTLGVSLMIHSVYYTGSVAEYAVGAYVISSIVLFHMSEFLVAVYFLRHDAHPGAFMIFHSREYTVAGAAAWLEFFTELFFCSEGWKVSATSRWGWLFRLNYTMVNCAAVLTIFFYLVRVCGMAHCGCNFSLLIETRRRSNHVLVTDGIYSILRHPAYFGYFWTALFSQLVLANPFCFMAYAIVLIRFFKERITYEETVLSSVEFFGESYTKYKAGTWVGIPFIR